A single Panthera tigris isolate Pti1 chromosome A3, P.tigris_Pti1_mat1.1, whole genome shotgun sequence DNA region contains:
- the PROKR2 gene encoding prokineticin receptor 2, giving the protein MAAQNGNTTFAPNFSPAQDHTSSLPFNFSYGDYDLPLDEDEDMTKTRTFFAAKIVIGVALAGIMLVCGVGNFVFIAALARCKKLRNLTNLLIANLAVSDFLVAVICCPFEMDYYVVRQLSWEHGHALCASVNYLRTVSLYVSTNALLAIAIDRYLAIVHPLKPRMNYQTASFLIALVWVVSILIAIPSAYFTTETVLFIVKSQEKIFCGQIWPVDQQLYYKSYFLFIFGVEFVGPVLTMTLCYARVSRELWFKAVPGFQTEQIRKRLRCRRKTVLVLMCVLTAYVLCWAPFYGFSIVRDFFPAVFVKEKHYLTAFYVVECIAMSNSMINTVCFVTVKNNTVKYFKKMLLLHWRPSHHGSKSSADLELKTSGMPATEEVDCIRLK; this is encoded by the exons ATGGCAGCCCAGAATGGAAACACTACTTTCGCACCCAACTTCAGCCCGGCTCAAGACCATACCTCCTCCCTCCCGTTCAACTTCAGTTATGGTGATTACGACCTCCCTCTGGACGAGGACGAGGACATGACCAAGACTCGGACCTTCTTTGCCGCCAAGATCGTCATCGGTGTGGCACTGGCGGGCATCATGCTGGTTTGTGGCGTCGGCAACTTTGTCTTTATTGCTGCCCTCGCCCGCTGTAAGAAGCTGCGCAACCTGACCAACCTGCTCATCGCTAACCTGGCCGTCTCTGACTTCCTGGTGGCCGTCATCTGCTGCCCCTTCGAGATGGACTACTACGTGGTGCGCCAGCTCTCCTGGGAGCACGGCCACGCGCTCTGCGCCTCTGTCAACTACCTGCGTACAGTCTCACTCTACGTCTCCACCAACGCCTTGCTGGCCATCGCTATCGACAG ATATCTCGCCATCGTCCACCCCTTGAAACCACGGATGAATTATCAAACGGCCTCCTTCCTGATTGCTTTGGTCTGGGTGGTGTCCATTCTCATTGCCATCCCATCGGCCTACTTCACAACAGAGACGGTCCTGTTCATCGTCAAAAGCCAGGAGAAGATCTTCTGCGGCCAGATCTGGCCGGTGGACCAGCAGCTCTACTACAAGTCCTACTTCCTGTTCATCTTCGGCGTGGAGTTCGTGGGCCCCGTGCTCACCATGACCCTGTGCTACGCCAGGGTGTCCCGCGAGCTGTGGTTCAAGGCCGTCCCGGGCTTCCAGACAGAGCAGATCCGGAAGCGGCTGCGCTGCCGCAGGAAGACGGTGCTGGTGCTCATGTGCGTCCTCACGGCCTACGTGCTGTGCTGGGCACCCTTCTACGGCTTCAGCATCGTGCGCGACTTCTTCCCCGCCGTGTTCGTCAAGGAGAAGCACTACCTCACTGCCTTCTACGTGGTCGAGTGCATCGCCATGAGCAACAGCATGATCAACACCGTGTGCTTCGTGACGGTCAAGAACAACACCGTGAAGTACTTCAAGAAGATGCTGCTGCTCCACTGGCGGCCCTCCCATCACGGGAGCAAGTCCAGCGCCGACCTGGAGCTCAAAACCAGCGGCATGCCGGCCACCGAAGAGGTGGACTGTATCAGGCTCAAGTGA